A single region of the Biomaibacter acetigenes genome encodes:
- a CDS encoding class II aldolase/adducin family protein — protein sequence MHDAAFQELEIISQAVGNFPDMVQGGGGNTSVKLNDELMAVKASGYKLKQVTRSEGFVLVNYKDIKDYFARADLNSDIDYEKDSTAFLKKSVVKVEGLRDLRPSVEAGFHSILLKYVIHSHSVYANILCCSKKGEEIIRKVFSGKHYNILWVPYVNPGFYLTLKIQEGIKCHIEKGGKFPKVIFMENHGLIVNSDSREEVIKLHEEVNESIKTFLHINSPYPEITLERVNDNTYLSRTTFLTDFFKNNLISPDYFDVVALYPDQLVYLNDNISVDGMDNKLNINTKTGEIIYKSSFSEAMTMEETLLGYVYVVSKIKQCNLPIKTMTPEEIGFIKNWESEKYRKTLIK from the coding sequence ATGCATGATGCGGCATTTCAGGAGCTTGAGATCATATCCCAGGCCGTGGGCAACTTCCCTGACATGGTGCAGGGGGGCGGAGGCAACACTTCGGTAAAACTCAATGATGAACTTATGGCAGTTAAAGCCTCGGGTTATAAATTGAAACAAGTGACCCGGAGTGAAGGATTCGTGTTAGTAAATTATAAAGATATTAAGGATTATTTTGCCAGAGCGGATTTAAATTCCGATATAGACTATGAAAAAGATAGCACCGCTTTTTTGAAAAAGAGTGTAGTGAAAGTTGAAGGATTAAGGGATCTCAGGCCTTCAGTGGAAGCAGGTTTCCACTCCATTTTACTAAAATATGTCATACATTCTCATTCGGTTTATGCAAATATTCTTTGCTGCAGCAAAAAGGGTGAAGAAATCATAAGGAAGGTATTTTCCGGCAAACATTATAATATTCTCTGGGTTCCCTATGTAAATCCGGGTTTTTACCTGACGCTCAAGATACAGGAAGGCATAAAGTGTCATATAGAAAAAGGCGGCAAATTCCCAAAAGTTATATTTATGGAAAATCACGGCCTAATTGTTAATTCTGACAGCCGAGAAGAAGTTATAAAGCTACATGAAGAAGTAAACGAATCAATAAAAACATTTTTACACATAAATAGTCCCTATCCAGAAATAACACTCGAAAGAGTAAATGATAACACTTATTTAAGTCGCACTACTTTTCTTACCGATTTCTTTAAGAACAATCTAATTTCCCCGGATTATTTCGACGTAGTGGCACTTTACCCGGACCAACTGGTTTACCTGAACGATAACATTTCAGTGGACGGTATGGATAATAAGCTCAATATCAACACAAAGACAGGTGAGATAATATATAAGTCTTCTTTTTCGGAAGCCATGACCATGGAGGAAACATTATTGGGATATGTCTATGTGGTGAGTAAGATAAAACAATGTAATCTTCCCATAAAAACCATGACCCCTGAGGAGATAGGTTTTATAAAAAATTGGGAGAGCGAAAAATACCGCAAAACCTTAATCAAATAG